One genomic segment of Labeo rohita strain BAU-BD-2019 chromosome 14, IGBB_LRoh.1.0, whole genome shotgun sequence includes these proteins:
- the c1galt1c1 gene encoding C1GALT1-specific chaperone 1 — protein MSEGSSFMKGMILGGIFCLVISLFETFNSGTHSEGHEHLHHHLKPLSKDELQKLSLSQMSDLALQVQVYCLIMVTPRLLLHWATANDTWSKHCDKSVFYTSESSKALEAFDLQEQDEWVRIRKAIKHAYENAGDLRWFFLARPTTFAIIENLKYLVLDKDPSQPFYIGHTEKSGELDYVEYDSGIVLSYEAMRRLIEMFKDEDKCPERGHALWKMPEEKQLATCLKYSGVFAENGEDAQGKSLFNKKSVSTLISDSMGQNPADVVEACCSDMAITFGGMNPSQIQVLMYGVYRLRPYGHDFQDSLTFLPPKDSDND, from the coding sequence ATGTCTGAGGGCAGTTCATTTATGAAAGGCATGATCCTAGGAGGGATATTCTGCCTGGTGATATCTTTGTTCGAGACTTTTAATTCAGGAACCCACTCAGAAGGTCACGAGCATCTCCACCACCATCTGAAACCTCTCAGCAAAGATGAGCTACAGAAGTTATCACTGTCTCAGATGTCTGACTTGGCCCTGCAGGTTCAAGTGTACTGTCTTATCATGGTTACTCCCAGGCTCTTGCTCCACTGGGCGACCGCCAACGACACATGGAGCAAACACTGCGACAAATCTGTATTCTACACATCCGAATCGTCCAAAGCTCTAGAGGCGTTTGACCTACAAGAGCAGGATGAGTGGGTTAGGATTCGCAAAGCCATCAAACACGCCTATGAGAATGCTGGAGACCTGCGCTGGTTCTTTTTGGCCCGGCCCACCACGTTCGCGATTATAGAGAACCTCAAGTATTTGGTGTTGGATAAAGATCCAAGCCAGCCGTTTTACATCGGCCACACAGAAAAGTCCGGAGAGCTGGATTATGTAGAGTATGACAGCGGGATCGTGCTGAgctatgaagctatgagaaggCTGATAGAGATGTTCAAAGATGAGGACAAATGTCCAGAGCGAGGACATGCCTTGTGGAAGATGCCTGAAGAAAAGCAGCTCGCCACTTGTCTGAAATACAGCGGCGTGTTCGCTGAAAATGGAGAGGATGCGCAAGGGAAAAGCCTTTTTAATAAGAAGAGCGTCAGCACCTTGATTTCCGACAGCATGGGCCAAAACCCAGCCGACGTTGTGGAGGCCTGTTGTTCTGACATGGCCATTACATTCGGTGGCATGAATCCAAGCCAGATACAGGTTTTGATGTACGGCGTCTACAGGCTCAGGCCATACGGACACGATTTTCAAGATTCATTGACATTTCTGCCTCCTAAAGACTCTGATAATGATTGA